The genome window TTGCCATTAAGAGTCCCGACCAGTATACACAGTCAGAAAGGCGATAGCATTTTGCCAAGCCTTGGCTGGCTCTCATTTCACATCTGAAGTGCCTCTCCGTTCCCTGAGAATTGGTTTTTGTTGACCTAGCCTGGGAAACTTAAAGCAGAAGCACCGGTCAAAATACAAGCTGACCTATATAGAGAGAAAGCAGATCAGCAGTTGCTTGGAGATATGATGGAGGAATGGATTAAAAaaggacacaaggaaactttggggggtgatagaaatgtttgaGGGGTCATGGTTTCACGGGAGTATGTATGTCAAAACTGATAGAATTGTACTCTTTTAAGATGTGCAGTTTAGTATACTTCAATTAGACCTCAATAAAGACTGGGGGgaaatcttcaaaaaataattgGTTGGGGATGAAACTTCAGAGGTCACTGAATACCCAGGATCAAAGTATTCAACGGTATCACCACACGGTTTGTTTAATCGAGTACTCTAGCTCCGTGTATCCACTGTAATGCTGCAGGTTCTTTAATCTTTAACTAAATTACCATTCAGTGGTATGATCCAAAAACTCTTCTGAATTTTGGGAAGCAGCCTCCATTTCCAACGAGCACGTTCTTCCTCCTTAATAACTAGATTTAATACTTATAGAAAATATCCATATTTACTCAGTGCGCTAAACGGGCAAACGAGCAACGCTATGTGACCTGTGTGAACACATCTCTAATCCGTGGTGCGCGCCCTCTCCTAGTAGCACAGAGTTGCTAGGGCTGTTTGAGGACATCTCTCAGTAAGCAAGGCAAAGGTAATACTccacaggaagaaaagaggacgCCGAAAGTGGGGGGCAGAAGTTAAAAAGATCCCATTCAGTCCTCGCTCGAACGTTCTCATACAGAACTGAGGCGAGGCCCCTGACCCGCAGGGGTGCCTCCCCCACTGGGAGTGCCCTCGCCCTGTCCCCACGCCCCAAAGACGGACTGAACTAGGGCTGGCGGCCCGGCAGCTTCTGCCGCGCCCCTGGGTGCAGCCCACCAGAAAGCAGTCGGGCAGGTCTCGCCCTGGGCGAGGCTAAAAAGCCTCCATCCCGCACAACCAGCCCTCGGTCCCCGGTAGCAACCCGGGCTCAGGAGCAGAGGACCCGAACACAGCCTCGCGTTGACCCGCCGCGGTTCCTCAGGCGTCGGCACCGCCTCTTCAGCCTCTAAATTCCGCCTCCGCGGCCCCGGGGCCGCTCCCTCCCGGCAGGGCCCTGCCTCCGCACTCCCGGTGCCATCACCACCCCCACGCGCTCAGGCGAGCCTTCTCCCAGCATTGCCCCGCCTCTCACACTCCTGGGCCCCGCATTCCTCCACCTCGCgtcctggccccgcccccgcgcTCTCGGGTTTGGAGCTCCCAGGTCCGGGCCTAGCGCTCGGGCCCCGCCCCCACGTGCCCCGGAGTCCGGGGGAGGAGTTGGCGCTCGGGAGGAGGCGTGGCCGTGGTGCCAGCGGAGGCGCGGGCGTTGCGACCGGGACTTTGGCTTTGACACGGACGGCGAACGGGAGCAGTGTCTCTGCTGCTGGGGTGTGGACGCGGTTCTTGCGGATCCCGCGTTCGAGTCGGGGGCAGGACTTTTTGTCTGGATCAACGCAACTGCGGCAACGCAGCGAGTCCTGGTGCAGCCGCAAGACTTGGTGCAGCTGCAAGACTTGGTGCAGCTGCGGCGTCCGGATTTCACCGCCGCTGCCGCCTCCGCAAAACCCTGCAGCTCCTGCCGATTCTGGGAGAGAGACTCTTGAGAGTTTTTCCAGCAGAAAGAGCTGGGACGCGCAGCCCGAGGCGGCGTGGGAGGGATCCCGCGGCCCGCCCCTGACCCGCACCCGCGTGGGCCCTGGCACTGAAGGCGGCGGGCCAGCGCTGTCCTGGCCTGGGCTCAGGCCTCGGAGCCGCAGGTGGAAGGAGGAAGCCCTGGAGGAGCGGCTGAGAGGTGGGGCGCCGGAACGGCGGCGGGTCTGGTAGGGGGCGATAAACCCCTTCTCCGTGCCCGCACTAGTGAGGACGGAATTTCAGAGTTGCTGGTGGCGCTGAGTGCCGATGGGGGCTACCGAAGCAGGGGGAGATGGCCCCAGTTCTGGGAGAGTTGAGAGAGGCAGGGACGAGAGGTGTAGGCTGATGGGGATAGGTCCCTTTCCAAGAGAAGCGGCTTATAGCTTTTTTGGACCCCAGTGTGATAAAAATTGGACCTCACCAGAAATCCTCATGGACCAGCCCTCTTGTATGTGTGTTTTCAGATGTTCACAGACAGGCATCAGCCCTGGACTCCTGGCTAAGAACTCCAGTTCTAGGTAGGGAGTGCTAATGCAAACTGATTAACTGACTCGATCGATTTGtatgtttattaatttgttttccaGGTGGCCAAGTGAAAGGTGGTTTGGACACGCTGGGCATGGCTATTTAGTGTTTGTCTGTGGTAACCATTTCATGCCCTGAATCCTGCACCTTCCCTTCTGTGCCTGTGAGCTCTCCTGCGCTTCCTCCCTAGCCAGAGAGTTCTTCTGTGGTGGTGAGGCCTTCCTGGCCCCTTGATCCTGGCCGGCCATGGGGAGCACCCTGGGCTGCCACCGCTCCATCCCCCGGGACCCCTCGGACCTGTCCCATAGCCGCAAGTTCAGCGCGGCCTGCAACTTCAGCAACATCCTGGTGAATCAGGAGCGGCTCAATATCAACACGGCCacggaggaggagctgatgaccCTGCCTGGGGTGACACGTGCGGTGGCACGCAGCATCGTGGAGTACCGCGAGTACATCGGTGGCTTCAAGAAGGTGGAGGACCTGGCACTGGTCAGTGGCGTGGGTGCCACCAAGCTGGAGCAGGTCAAGTTTGAGATCTGCGTGAGCAGCAAGGGCAGCTCAGCGCAGCACTCTCCCAGCTCCCTGAGGCGGGACCTGCTGGCAGAGCAGCAGCCTCACCACCTGGCCACCGCCGTGCCTCTCACCCCGCGCGTCAACATCAACACAGCCACCCCGGCTCAGCTCATGAGCGTGCGCGGCCTCACGGAGAAGATGGCCGTCAGCATCGTGGACTACCGCCGCGAGCACGGGCCCTTCCGAAGCGTCGAGGACCTGGTGAGGATGGGCGGGGTCAATGCCGCCTTCCTGGACAGGATACGGCACCAGGTGTTTGCCGAGAGGTCCAGGCCCCCGTCCACCCACACCAACGGGGGCCTGACCTTCACCGCCaagcctcaccccagccccacctcgcTGAGCTTGCAGAGTGAGGACCTGGACCTGCCCCCAGGGGGGCCTACACAGATCATCTCCACTCGGCCTTCGG of Physeter macrocephalus isolate SW-GA chromosome 5, ASM283717v5, whole genome shotgun sequence contains these proteins:
- the EEPD1 gene encoding endonuclease/exonuclease/phosphatase family domain-containing protein 1 isoform X8, giving the protein MGSTLGCHRSIPRDPSDLSHSRKFSAACNFSNILVNQERLNINTATEEELMTLPGVTRAVARSIVEYREYIGGFKKVEDLALVSGVGATKLEQVKFEICVSSKGSSAQHSPSSLRRDLLAEQQPHHLATAVPLTPRVNINTATPAQLMSVRGLTEKMAVSIVDYRREHGPFRSVEDLVRMGGVNAAFLDRIRHQVFAERSRPPSTHTNGGLTFTAKPHPSPTSLSLQSEDLDLPPGGPTQIISTRPSVEAFGGTRDGRPVLRLATWNLQGCSVEKANNPGVREVVCMTLLENREYLMC
- the EEPD1 gene encoding endonuclease/exonuclease/phosphatase family domain-containing protein 1 isoform X6 translates to MGSTLGCHRSIPRDPSDLSHSRKFSAACNFSNILVNQERLNINTATEEELMTLPGVTRAVARSIVEYREYIGGFKKVEDLALVSGVGATKLEQVKFEICVSSKGSSAQHSPSSLRRDLLAEQQPHHLATAVPLTPRVNINTATPAQLMSVRGLTEKMAVSIVDYRREHGPFRSVEDLVRMGGVNAAFLDRIRHQVFAERSRPPSTHTNGGLTFTAKPHPSPTSLSLQSEDLDLPPGGPTQIISTRPSVEAFGGTRDGRPVLRLATWNLQGCSVEKANNPGVREVVCMTLLENRIMGSGLPWWCSS
- the EEPD1 gene encoding endonuclease/exonuclease/phosphatase family domain-containing protein 1 isoform X7, whose translation is MGSTLGCHRSIPRDPSDLSHSRKFSAACNFSNILVNQERLNINTATEEELMTLPGVTRAVARSIVEYREYIGGFKKVEDLALVSGVGATKLEQVKFEICVSSKGSSAQHSPSSLRRDLLAEQQPHHLATAVPLTPRVNINTATPAQLMSVRGLTEKMAVSIVDYRREHGPFRSVEDLVRMGGVNAAFLDRIRHQVFAERSRPPSTHTNGGLTFTAKPHPSPTSLSLQSEDLDLPPGGPTQIISTRPSVEAFGGTRDGRPVLRLATWNLQGCSVEKANNPGVREVVCMTLLENRKPEIGQQKAR
- the EEPD1 gene encoding endonuclease/exonuclease/phosphatase family domain-containing protein 1 isoform X5 is translated as MGSTLGCHRSIPRDPSDLSHSRKFSAACNFSNILVNQERLNINTATEEELMTLPGVTRAVARSIVEYREYIGGFKKVEDLALVSGVGATKLEQVKFEICVSSKGSSAQHSPSSLRRDLLAEQQPHHLATAVPLTPRVNINTATPAQLMSVRGLTEKMAVSIVDYRREHGPFRSVEDLVRMGGVNAAFLDRIRHQVFAERSRPPSTHTNGGLTFTAKPHPSPTSLSLQSEDLDLPPGGPTQIISTRPSVEAFGGTRDGRPVLRLATWNLQGCSVEKANNPGVREVVCMTLLENSIKLLAVQELLDREALEKTFPL
- the EEPD1 gene encoding endonuclease/exonuclease/phosphatase family domain-containing protein 1 isoform X3 gives rise to the protein MGSTLGCHRSIPRDPSDLSHSRKFSAACNFSNILVNQERLNINTATEEELMTLPGVTRAVARSIVEYREYIGGFKKVEDLALVSGVGATKLEQVKFEICVSSKGSSAQHSPSSLRRDLLAEQQPHHLATAVPLTPRVNINTATPAQLMSVRGLTEKMAVSIVDYRREHGPFRSVEDLVRMGGVNAAFLDRIRHQVFAERSRPPSTHTNGGLTFTAKPHPSPTSLSLQSEDLDLPPGGPTQIISTRPSVEAFGGTRDGRPVLRLATWNLQGCSVEKANNPGVREVVCMTLLENRFITSAKWHFLQRGNKDSKECRRQNPIETLSRTLG
- the EEPD1 gene encoding endonuclease/exonuclease/phosphatase family domain-containing protein 1 isoform X1, whose translation is MGSTLGCHRSIPRDPSDLSHSRKFSAACNFSNILVNQERLNINTATEEELMTLPGVTRAVARSIVEYREYIGGFKKVEDLALVSGVGATKLEQVKFEICVSSKGSSAQHSPSSLRRDLLAEQQPHHLATAVPLTPRVNINTATPAQLMSVRGLTEKMAVSIVDYRREHGPFRSVEDLVRMGGVNAAFLDRIRHQVFAERSRPPSTHTNGGLTFTAKPHPSPTSLSLQSEDLDLPPGGPTQIISTRPSVEAFGGTRDGRPVLRLATWNLQGCSVEKANNPGVREVVCMTLLENRLFLQRGKMVTISTKCPSTQRRKSICFYSLNAGESCVRVPGVTVCWTRGTAFWPGHGKYTPAVRDWDLFPLNFSPSSLPVLGFLLKCQQ
- the EEPD1 gene encoding endonuclease/exonuclease/phosphatase family domain-containing protein 1 isoform X2; the encoded protein is MGSTLGCHRSIPRDPSDLSHSRKFSAACNFSNILVNQERLNINTATEEELMTLPGVTRAVARSIVEYREYIGGFKKVEDLALVSGVGATKLEQVKFEICVSSKGSSAQHSPSSLRRDLLAEQQPHHLATAVPLTPRVNINTATPAQLMSVRGLTEKMAVSIVDYRREHGPFRSVEDLVRMGGVNAAFLDRIRHQVFAERSRPPSTHTNGGLTFTAKPHPSPTSLSLQSEDLDLPPGGPTQIISTRPSVEAFGGTRDGRPVLRLATWNLQGCSVEKANNPGVREVVCMTLLENRLPSRGYVEKGTFLNSWWEYSLIKLFQIYHSLKRLNYIHTF
- the EEPD1 gene encoding endonuclease/exonuclease/phosphatase family domain-containing protein 1 isoform X10, whose protein sequence is MGSTLGCHRSIPRDPSDLSHSRKFSAACNFSNILVNQERLNINTATEEELMTLPGVTRAVARSIVEYREYIGGFKKVEDLALVSGVGATKLEQVKFEICVSSKGSSAQHSPSSLRRDLLAEQQPHHLATAVPLTPRVNINTATPAQLMSVRGLTEKMAVSIVDYRREHGPFRSVEDLVRMGGVNAAFLDRIRHQVFAERSRPPSTHTNGGLTFTAKPHPSPTSLSLQSEDLDLPPGGPTQIISTRPSVEAFGGTRDGRPVLRLATWNLQGCSVEKANNPGVREVVCMTLLENSS
- the EEPD1 gene encoding endonuclease/exonuclease/phosphatase family domain-containing protein 1 isoform X4, which translates into the protein MGSTLGCHRSIPRDPSDLSHSRKFSAACNFSNILVNQERLNINTATEEELMTLPGVTRAVARSIVEYREYIGGFKKVEDLALVSGVGATKLEQVKFEICVSSKGSSAQHSPSSLRRDLLAEQQPHHLATAVPLTPRVNINTATPAQLMSVRGLTEKMAVSIVDYRREHGPFRSVEDLVRMGGVNAAFLDRIRHQVFAERSRPPSTHTNGGLTFTAKPHPSPTSLSLQSEDLDLPPGGPTQIISTRPSVEAFGGTRDGRPVLRLATWNLQGCSVEKANNPGVREVVCMTLLENRGHGFEPWSGKIPHAAEQPSPHTTTTEPACCNF
- the EEPD1 gene encoding endonuclease/exonuclease/phosphatase family domain-containing protein 1 isoform X9, which produces MGSTLGCHRSIPRDPSDLSHSRKFSAACNFSNILVNQERLNINTATEEELMTLPGVTRAVARSIVEYREYIGGFKKVEDLALVSGVGATKLEQVKFEICVSSKGSSAQHSPSSLRRDLLAEQQPHHLATAVPLTPRVNINTATPAQLMSVRGLTEKMAVSIVDYRREHGPFRSVEDLVRMGGVNAAFLDRIRHQVFAERSRPPSTHTNGGLTFTAKPHPSPTSLSLQSEDLDLPPGGPTQIISTRPSVEAFGGTRDGRPVLRLATWNLQGCSVEKANNPGVREVVCMTLLENRIF